In Oryzihumus leptocrescens, the following are encoded in one genomic region:
- the atpB gene encoding F0F1 ATP synthase subunit A, with protein sequence MSLNVLATLSGLPAEGSGFQSPTPAEFYQPLIGDGPFAITRAAVVILLSVALIGWVLVATTRRAAIVPSRAQWMTEGVYNLVRNTVARDIIGSKDFLRFVPMLFSMFVLILVNNLFGVIPPVQFPTMSRIGFPIALTLVVYVTYHYLGFRKHGFVGYFKSMVPDGLPKGILPLVVPLELLTYFVTRPLTLALRLFGNMFAGHMLLLLFITGGEYMLLHGSFGLKIVSVGSFGMAFVMTIFEALIEFLQALIFTLLAATYIAGALADEH encoded by the coding sequence GTGAGCCTGAACGTGCTGGCCACGCTGAGCGGCCTGCCGGCCGAAGGCAGTGGATTCCAGTCGCCGACCCCGGCCGAGTTCTACCAGCCGCTGATCGGTGACGGCCCGTTCGCCATCACCCGCGCCGCGGTGGTCATTCTCCTGTCCGTCGCGCTCATCGGGTGGGTCCTCGTGGCCACCACGCGCCGCGCGGCCATCGTCCCGTCGCGAGCCCAGTGGATGACCGAGGGCGTCTACAACCTGGTCCGCAACACCGTCGCCCGCGACATCATCGGCAGCAAGGACTTCCTGCGCTTCGTGCCGATGCTGTTCTCGATGTTCGTGCTCATCCTGGTCAACAACCTCTTCGGCGTCATCCCGCCGGTGCAGTTCCCGACCATGAGCCGGATCGGCTTCCCGATCGCCCTGACGCTCGTCGTCTACGTGACCTACCACTACCTCGGCTTCCGCAAGCACGGCTTCGTCGGCTACTTCAAGTCGATGGTCCCGGACGGCCTGCCCAAGGGCATCCTCCCGCTGGTCGTCCCGCTGGAGCTGCTGACCTACTTCGTCACCCGGCCGCTGACCCTGGCGCTGCGACTGTTCGGCAACATGTTCGCCGGCCACATGCTGCTCCTGCTGTTCATCACCGGCGGCGAGTACATGCTCCTGCACGGCTCCTTCGGCCTGAAGATCGTCTCGGTCGGCTCCTTCGGCATGGCCTTCGTCATGACCATCTTCGAGGCCCTGATCGAGTTCCTGCAGGCGCTGATCTTCACCCTGCTCGCCGCGACCTACATCGCCGGCGCCCTGGCTGACGAGCACTGA
- the glyA gene encoding serine hydroxymethyltransferase: MTADQTFYGPDFGALQAQDPEIAGVLLSELDRVRSGLQLIASENLTSPAVLAALGSTLSNKYAEGYPGRRYYGGCSEVDKAESIGIERAKRLFGADHANLQPHSGASANQAVYGAFCQPGDTILAMSLPHGGHLTHGTKVSFSGKWFNAVHYGVNKDTEDIDYDQVRDLAREHKPKVIVAGGSAIPRLIDFQFFREVADEVGAIFWVDAAHFIGLVAGQAIPSPVPYADVVTFTTHKVLRGPRGGALVCKEEHAAKLDKAVFPMMQGGPLMHAIAAKAVNLGECLRPEYQTYARQVIANAQQLAASLGEKGIRPITGGTDTHLSLHDLQGVGVTGKDAEARSDAAGIVLNKNAIPFDPQPPNTASGIRVGTPSVTTQGMGTEQMKVIADLIHRAVTQTDGDPDHPVAKDVRAEVGDLVSRFPAYPRG; this comes from the coding sequence ATGACCGCTGACCAGACCTTCTACGGCCCCGACTTCGGGGCGCTGCAGGCGCAGGACCCCGAGATCGCGGGCGTGCTGCTGTCCGAGCTCGACCGGGTCCGCAGCGGCCTGCAGCTCATCGCCAGCGAGAACCTCACCAGCCCGGCGGTGCTCGCCGCGCTCGGCTCGACGCTGTCGAACAAGTACGCCGAGGGCTACCCCGGCCGGCGCTACTACGGCGGCTGCTCCGAGGTCGACAAGGCCGAGAGCATCGGCATCGAGCGCGCCAAGCGGCTCTTCGGCGCCGACCACGCCAACCTGCAGCCGCACTCGGGCGCCAGCGCCAACCAGGCCGTCTACGGCGCGTTCTGCCAGCCGGGCGACACCATCCTGGCCATGTCCCTGCCGCACGGCGGGCACCTGACCCACGGCACCAAGGTCTCCTTCAGCGGCAAGTGGTTCAACGCCGTGCACTACGGCGTCAACAAGGACACCGAGGACATCGACTACGACCAGGTGCGCGACCTGGCCCGCGAGCACAAGCCCAAGGTCATCGTGGCCGGCGGCTCGGCCATCCCGCGCCTGATCGACTTCCAGTTCTTCCGCGAGGTGGCCGACGAGGTCGGCGCGATCTTCTGGGTCGACGCCGCGCACTTCATCGGCCTCGTCGCCGGCCAGGCCATCCCCAGCCCGGTGCCCTACGCGGACGTGGTCACCTTCACCACGCACAAGGTGCTGCGCGGCCCGCGCGGCGGTGCCCTGGTCTGCAAGGAGGAGCACGCCGCCAAGCTCGACAAGGCCGTGTTCCCGATGATGCAGGGCGGCCCGCTGATGCACGCCATCGCGGCCAAGGCGGTCAACCTCGGCGAGTGCCTGCGCCCGGAGTACCAGACCTACGCCCGGCAGGTCATCGCCAACGCCCAGCAGCTCGCGGCCTCGCTGGGGGAGAAGGGCATCCGCCCGATCACCGGCGGCACCGACACCCACCTGTCGCTGCACGACCTCCAGGGCGTCGGCGTCACCGGCAAGGACGCCGAGGCGCGCTCCGACGCGGCCGGCATCGTCCTCAACAAGAACGCCATCCCGTTCGACCCGCAGCCGCCGAACACCGCCTCGGGCATCCGGGTCGGCACCCCGTCGGTCACCACCCAGGGCATGGGCACGGAGCAGATGAAGGTCATCGCCGACCTCATCCACCGCGCCGTCACCCAGACCGACGGTGACCCCGACCACCCGGTCGCCAAGGACGTGCGCGCGGAGGTGGGCGACCTCGTGAGCCGCTTCCCGGCATACCCTCGCGGGTAG
- the prmC gene encoding peptide chain release factor N(5)-glutamine methyltransferase translates to MSGDLRAAVREASRRLAAAGVGSADVDAVALAAHALASTPAEVQRLMVLGAPEPEGLDELVEERARRVPLQHLTGRAGFRRLELSVGPGVFVPRPETEVVAGLAIRACEGFDAPVVVDLCTGSGAIALSVKDEVPAARVHAVELSGLAVAWASRNRDDLGLDVDLREGDATSAFPELEEAVDVVVSNPPYIPVGAVPLDPEVRDHDPELALYGGSDDGLAIPLAVAARAATLLRDGGVLVMEHADVQGESLPAALRATGCWADVHDEHDLTGRPRATVAVRAPRLAP, encoded by the coding sequence GTGAGCGGGGACCTGCGCGCTGCGGTCCGCGAGGCGTCCCGCCGGCTGGCCGCGGCGGGGGTCGGGAGTGCCGACGTCGACGCCGTCGCGCTCGCGGCGCACGCCCTGGCGAGCACCCCGGCCGAGGTGCAGCGGCTCATGGTCCTCGGCGCCCCGGAGCCCGAGGGGCTCGACGAGCTGGTCGAGGAGCGGGCCCGGCGGGTGCCGCTGCAGCACCTGACCGGGCGGGCCGGGTTCCGCCGCCTGGAGCTGTCCGTCGGACCCGGGGTCTTCGTGCCCCGGCCCGAGACGGAGGTGGTCGCCGGGCTGGCGATCCGGGCGTGCGAGGGGTTCGACGCCCCCGTCGTCGTGGACCTGTGCACCGGGTCGGGGGCGATCGCGCTCAGCGTCAAGGACGAGGTCCCGGCGGCACGCGTCCACGCGGTCGAGCTGTCGGGGCTGGCCGTGGCCTGGGCCTCCCGCAACCGCGACGACCTCGGCCTGGACGTCGACCTGCGCGAGGGCGATGCGACCAGCGCGTTCCCCGAGCTCGAGGAGGCGGTCGACGTGGTGGTGAGCAACCCGCCGTACATCCCCGTCGGTGCGGTGCCGCTCGACCCGGAGGTGCGCGACCACGACCCCGAGCTCGCGCTCTACGGCGGCAGCGACGACGGCCTGGCCATCCCGCTCGCCGTGGCCGCCCGGGCGGCCACGCTGCTGCGTGACGGGGGGGTGCTGGTGATGGAACACGCCGACGTGCAGGGCGAGAGCCTGCCGGCGGCGCTGCGGGCCACCGGCTGCTGGGCCGACGTGCACGACGAGCACGACCTGACCGGGCGGCCCCGTGCGACGGTGGCCGTGCGCGCCCCTAGGCTCGCCCCATGA
- the atpE gene encoding ATP synthase F0 subunit C: MTGNIAILGYGLSAIGPGVGIGLIFAAYINGVARQPEARGMLQSIAILGFALAEALAIFGLVLAFVFKA, from the coding sequence GTGACCGGTAACATCGCGATCCTGGGCTACGGCCTCTCCGCCATCGGCCCCGGCGTCGGCATCGGCCTGATCTTCGCCGCCTACATCAACGGCGTCGCCCGTCAGCCCGAGGCTCGCGGCATGCTGCAGTCCATCGCCATCCTGGGCTTCGCCCTCGCCGAGGCGCTGGCCATCTTCGGTCTGGTTCTCGCGTTCGTCTTCAAGGCCTGA
- a CDS encoding DUF72 domain-containing protein, with product MGQVRVGISGWRYPAWRGTFYPPGLPQREELAWAASRLTSIEVNGSFYSLQRPSSYAAWREETPEDFLFAVKGGRFITHLKKLAGVETALANFFASGVLALGPKLGPVLWQLPPTLGYDPDRLAAFFDQLPRTQDEAAVLARGHDDKLADDRVLAAPLPGCGPRRIRHALEVRHHSFTHPDVPGLLRRHDVALVVADTAGRWPVLEHVTSDLVYVRLHGDLELYTSGYTPEALERWAVKVRGWAAAGADVVVYFDNDAKVRAPVDAQALIALLS from the coding sequence ATGGGGCAGGTCCGGGTCGGGATCTCGGGGTGGCGCTACCCGGCGTGGCGCGGCACCTTCTACCCACCCGGGCTGCCCCAGCGCGAGGAGCTGGCCTGGGCCGCGTCCCGGCTCACCTCGATCGAGGTCAACGGCTCCTTCTACTCCCTGCAGCGTCCCTCCAGCTACGCGGCCTGGCGTGAGGAGACCCCCGAGGACTTTCTCTTCGCGGTCAAGGGCGGCCGGTTCATCACCCACCTCAAGAAGCTCGCCGGGGTGGAGACCGCGCTGGCCAACTTCTTCGCCTCAGGGGTCCTGGCCCTCGGGCCCAAGCTCGGCCCCGTGCTGTGGCAGCTTCCGCCGACGCTGGGCTACGACCCCGACCGGCTGGCCGCGTTCTTCGACCAGCTGCCGCGCACCCAGGACGAGGCGGCGGTCCTGGCCCGCGGCCACGACGACAAGCTCGCCGACGACCGGGTCCTGGCTGCTCCGCTGCCCGGGTGCGGCCCCCGCCGGATCCGCCACGCCCTCGAGGTCCGGCACCACAGCTTCACCCACCCCGACGTGCCGGGGCTGCTGCGCCGCCACGACGTCGCGCTCGTGGTCGCCGACACCGCCGGGAGGTGGCCGGTGCTCGAGCACGTGACCTCGGACCTGGTCTACGTCCGCCTGCACGGCGACCTGGAGCTCTACACCAGCGGCTACACCCCTGAGGCGCTGGAACGGTGGGCCGTGAAGGTGCGCGGCTGGGCCGCCGCAGGGGCCGACGTCGTCGTCTACTTCGACAACGACGCCAAGGTCCGCGCCCCGGTGGACGCGCAGGCCCTGATCGCGCTGCTGTCCTGA
- a CDS encoding F0F1 ATP synthase subunit delta: protein MRGSSRAAFIAGHDALSAALGTGADWSALAEDLFGITAALDSSASLRRALADPSREASAKRELVGRLFGGKVGDAALSVLSELVAQRWSEERDLTDALELLAVETVTASAEAGGRLDALEDELFRFARVVAGTAELRDAVADRNANREAQADLLGRLLQGKASAESVRLARQAVLAPRGRRFDRTIELYLQVAAKRREQLTATATSAVALDDAQRRRLAEALTGIYGRPVQVNVVVDPEVIGGIRVQIGDEVVDGTMLRRLEAARRLLAG from the coding sequence ATGCGTGGCTCCTCGCGCGCTGCGTTCATCGCCGGTCACGACGCGCTCTCCGCGGCGCTCGGGACCGGGGCCGACTGGTCGGCCCTGGCCGAGGACCTGTTCGGCATCACGGCTGCGCTGGACTCCAGTGCCTCGCTCCGTCGGGCGCTGGCCGACCCCTCGCGTGAGGCCTCGGCCAAGCGCGAGCTGGTCGGCCGGCTCTTCGGCGGCAAGGTCGGCGACGCCGCCCTCTCGGTGCTCTCCGAGCTGGTGGCCCAGCGCTGGTCCGAGGAGCGTGACCTGACCGACGCCCTCGAGCTCCTGGCCGTCGAGACCGTCACCGCCTCCGCCGAGGCCGGTGGCCGGCTCGACGCGCTCGAGGACGAGCTGTTCCGGTTCGCCCGGGTCGTGGCCGGCACCGCCGAGCTGCGCGACGCGGTCGCCGACCGCAACGCCAACCGCGAGGCGCAGGCCGACCTCTTGGGCCGGCTCCTGCAGGGCAAGGCGTCCGCCGAGTCCGTCCGCCTGGCCCGCCAGGCGGTGCTGGCCCCGCGCGGTCGCCGGTTCGACCGCACCATCGAGCTCTACCTCCAGGTCGCGGCCAAGCGTCGTGAGCAGCTCACCGCCACGGCCACCTCGGCCGTCGCGCTCGACGACGCCCAGCGTCGTCGCCTGGCCGAGGCGCTGACCGGCATCTACGGCCGGCCGGTCCAGGTCAACGTCGTCGTCGACCCCGAGGTCATCGGCGGCATCCGCGTACAGATCGGCGACGAGGTCGTCGACGGC
- a CDS encoding L-threonylcarbamoyladenylate synthase — MSPVYDCTTEEGRATGVAEAAEAVRRGEVVVLPTDTVYGVGADAFSPDAVAAVLAAKGRGREMPPPVLVPNLRTLDGLATSVPAYARDLVKAFWPGPLTVVLLAQSSLMWDLGDTNGTVALRMPEDDVALALLDAVGPMAVTSANITGRPSATSVTDAAAQLGAAVSVYLDGGPTSGNVPSTIVDCTGEVPVVLREGGVSADQLREVLGETELRVQPS, encoded by the coding sequence ATGAGTCCCGTCTACGACTGCACGACCGAGGAGGGCCGGGCCACGGGCGTCGCGGAGGCCGCCGAGGCGGTCCGCCGTGGTGAGGTCGTCGTGCTGCCCACCGACACCGTCTACGGCGTGGGCGCCGACGCCTTCTCGCCCGACGCCGTGGCCGCGGTGCTGGCCGCCAAGGGCCGCGGGCGCGAGATGCCGCCGCCCGTCCTCGTGCCCAACCTGCGCACCCTCGACGGCCTGGCCACCTCGGTGCCGGCCTACGCCCGCGACCTGGTCAAGGCGTTCTGGCCCGGCCCGCTCACGGTCGTCCTGCTGGCCCAGTCCTCGCTCATGTGGGACCTGGGCGACACCAACGGCACCGTGGCGCTGCGCATGCCCGAGGACGACGTCGCCCTCGCCCTGCTCGACGCGGTGGGGCCGATGGCGGTCACCAGCGCCAACATCACCGGCCGGCCGTCGGCCACCTCGGTCACCGACGCGGCCGCCCAGCTCGGCGCGGCGGTCAGCGTCTACCTCGACGGCGGACCCACCTCGGGCAACGTCCCCTCGACCATCGTCGACTGCACCGGCGAGGTGCCGGTGGTGCTGCGCGAGGGCGGGGTCAGTGCCGACCAGCTGCGCGAGGTGCTCGGCGAGACGGAGCTGCGCGTCCAGCCGTCGTGA
- a CDS encoding F0F1 ATP synthase subunit B, giving the protein MQLFASAGHVAALATANEATQLPVLPHWGELIFGLIAIAILYVIVQKKVVPNLEKAYADRTAAIEGGMHKAEEAQLEAQAALEQYKAQLAEARAEAARIREEAREQGAAIVAEMRTQAQTEAARITEAAHKQIEAERQQAFISLRSEVGRISTDLASRIVGESLEDEVRQKGTVDRFLAELESGSIRPEAVSAGSGEHGQGL; this is encoded by the coding sequence GTGCAGCTTTTCGCCAGCGCTGGCCACGTTGCGGCTCTGGCGACCGCCAATGAGGCCACCCAGCTCCCCGTCCTGCCCCACTGGGGCGAGCTGATCTTCGGTCTCATCGCGATCGCCATCCTGTACGTCATCGTGCAGAAGAAGGTGGTGCCCAACCTCGAGAAGGCCTACGCCGACCGCACCGCCGCCATCGAGGGCGGCATGCACAAGGCGGAGGAGGCCCAGCTGGAGGCGCAGGCGGCGCTCGAGCAGTACAAGGCTCAGCTCGCCGAGGCCCGCGCCGAGGCTGCCCGCATCCGCGAGGAGGCGCGCGAGCAGGGCGCCGCGATCGTCGCGGAGATGCGCACCCAGGCCCAGACCGAGGCCGCGCGCATCACCGAGGCTGCGCACAAGCAGATCGAGGCCGAGCGCCAGCAGGCGTTCATCTCGCTGCGCAGCGAGGTCGGCCGGATCTCGACCGACCTGGCCAGCCGCATCGTCGGCGAGTCGCTGGAGGACGAGGTCCGTCAGAAGGGCACCGTCGACCGGTTCCTCGCCGAGCTCGAGTCCGGCTCGATCCGTCCCGAGGCCGTCTCCGCCGGCTCCGGCGAGCACGGGCAGGGCCTCTGA
- the rpmE gene encoding 50S ribosomal protein L31 produces the protein MKKDLHPTYVETTVTCTCGATFQTRSTATNGQIHADVCSQCHPFYTGKQKLLDTGGRVARFEARYGKKAAK, from the coding sequence TTGAAGAAGGACCTGCACCCCACCTACGTCGAGACCACGGTGACCTGCACCTGTGGCGCGACGTTCCAGACCCGCAGCACTGCCACCAACGGCCAGATCCACGCCGACGTGTGCTCGCAGTGCCACCCGTTCTACACGGGCAAGCAGAAGCTGCTCGACACCGGTGGTCGTGTGGCCCGCTTCGAGGCCCGCTACGGCAAGAAGGCCGCCAAGTAG
- the prfA gene encoding peptide chain release factor 1, producing MLESAAALVQEHADLERQLADPSVHTDQDLVRKLNKRYAALAPTVAAYHAWHAARDDVAAARELAAEDEAFRAELPSLEEVERAAEDKLRRLLIPRDPDDDRDVILEVKAGEGGEESALFAGDLVRMYLRYAERRGWKTEVIDATESDLGGYKDIRVAVKAKGTPEPGDAPWARLKYEGGVHRVQRVPVTESQGRIHTSAAGVLVMPEADEVEVTIDPNDLKIDVYRSSGPGGQSVNTTDSAVRITHLPTGVVVSCQNEKSQLQNKESAMRVLRARLHQLAQDAADEAASAARRSQIRTVDRSERIRTYNFPENRISDHRTGYKAYNLDSVLDGDLDPMVQSAVDADEAARMAAVAEGPAGT from the coding sequence ATGCTGGAGTCCGCCGCCGCGCTCGTGCAGGAGCACGCCGACCTCGAGCGGCAGCTCGCCGACCCCTCGGTGCACACCGACCAGGACCTGGTCCGCAAGCTCAACAAGCGGTATGCCGCGCTGGCGCCGACCGTGGCCGCCTACCACGCGTGGCACGCGGCCCGCGACGACGTGGCCGCCGCCCGCGAGCTGGCGGCCGAGGACGAGGCCTTCCGCGCCGAGCTGCCCTCGCTGGAGGAGGTCGAGCGGGCCGCCGAGGACAAGCTGCGCCGGCTGCTCATCCCGCGCGACCCCGACGACGACCGCGACGTCATCCTCGAGGTGAAGGCCGGCGAGGGTGGCGAGGAGTCCGCGCTGTTCGCCGGCGACCTGGTCCGGATGTACCTGCGCTACGCCGAGCGTCGCGGCTGGAAGACCGAGGTCATCGACGCCACCGAGTCCGACCTCGGTGGCTACAAGGACATCCGCGTCGCGGTGAAGGCCAAGGGCACCCCCGAGCCGGGCGACGCGCCGTGGGCCCGGCTGAAGTACGAAGGTGGTGTCCACCGGGTGCAGCGCGTGCCGGTCACCGAGTCGCAGGGCCGCATCCACACCTCCGCCGCCGGCGTCCTCGTGATGCCCGAGGCCGACGAGGTCGAGGTGACCATCGACCCCAACGACCTCAAGATCGACGTCTACCGCTCCTCGGGCCCGGGCGGGCAGAGCGTCAACACGACCGACTCGGCCGTGCGGATCACCCACCTGCCGACGGGGGTGGTCGTGTCCTGCCAGAACGAGAAGTCCCAGCTGCAGAACAAGGAGTCGGCGATGCGCGTGCTGCGCGCCCGGCTGCACCAGCTCGCCCAGGACGCCGCCGACGAGGCCGCGTCCGCGGCGCGCAGGTCCCAGATCCGCACGGTGGACCGCTCCGAGCGCATCCGGACCTACAACTTCCCCGAGAACCGCATCTCCGACCACCGCACCGGCTACAAGGCCTACAACCTGGACTCCGTCCTCGACGGTGACCTGGACCCGATGGTCCAGTCGGCCGTCGACGCCGACGAGGCTGCGCGGATGGCCGCCGTCGCCGAGGGCCCGGCCGGCACGTGA
- a CDS encoding flavin monoamine oxidase family protein, whose translation MSAQVSRRAVLEAVGATGGAGILFEAMGLLGLAPTEATSRVAYRPPASADFSLSGRRRARVVVLGAGIAGLAAAYELGKAGYDCRVLEAKDRPGGRNWTVRGGTTERDLDGRTQTSAFAAGQYLNAGPARIAQWMVTLDYCRELGVAIEPMANQNADEVIYHQKGPLSGHPIAYRTAKADVYGYISELLAKATDRGSLDGELTATDKEKLLEFLRDFGDIGGREHGWRYTGSSRRGYRVNPGAGSQRGVVLTPPPSLHDVLGSDVGLDFSFELEYRQAMMMFQPVGGMDRIVDALTRRVGRHRVRFGCQVLSVTDRPDGVEVLFRDGEGGTRHETGDFCVAAMPPHLLARLRHNLGGEVQRALGLPRPLSVGKLGLEYGRRWWEEDEHIFGGITTTDMDVRQIWHPSHGFLGDRGVVLGYYNRDADSLLYDSLDPAARVRRAVAAGVRIYGEKYRDELVSSFSVAWRRTPFIEGGWISWPNGTEREYALLNKPAGRVYFAGDWLSHLVSWQAGAFLSARAAVMGIHERAMASQVS comes from the coding sequence ATGAGCGCGCAGGTGTCCAGGCGGGCCGTCCTCGAGGCGGTGGGGGCGACCGGTGGCGCAGGCATCCTGTTCGAGGCCATGGGGCTGCTGGGCCTGGCCCCGACCGAGGCCACCTCGCGAGTGGCCTACCGCCCGCCGGCATCAGCGGACTTCAGCCTCAGCGGACGTCGGAGGGCGAGGGTGGTGGTCCTCGGGGCGGGGATCGCCGGGCTCGCCGCGGCATACGAGCTGGGCAAGGCCGGGTACGACTGCCGGGTCCTGGAGGCCAAGGACCGTCCCGGCGGGCGCAACTGGACGGTGCGGGGCGGCACGACCGAGCGTGACCTGGACGGGCGCACCCAGACGTCCGCGTTCGCCGCGGGGCAGTACCTCAACGCCGGCCCCGCCCGCATCGCCCAGTGGATGGTCACGCTGGACTACTGCCGCGAGCTCGGCGTGGCGATCGAGCCGATGGCCAACCAGAACGCCGACGAGGTCATCTACCACCAGAAGGGGCCGCTGTCGGGTCATCCGATCGCCTACCGGACCGCCAAGGCCGACGTCTACGGCTACATCTCGGAGCTGCTCGCCAAGGCCACCGACAGGGGATCGCTCGACGGGGAGCTGACCGCCACGGACAAGGAGAAGCTGCTCGAGTTCCTGCGGGACTTCGGTGACATCGGGGGCCGGGAGCACGGCTGGCGCTACACCGGGAGCAGTCGGCGGGGCTACCGGGTCAACCCCGGTGCCGGGAGCCAGCGCGGCGTCGTCCTGACGCCACCCCCGTCGCTGCACGACGTCCTGGGCAGTGACGTGGGTCTGGACTTCTCCTTCGAGCTCGAGTACCGGCAGGCGATGATGATGTTCCAGCCGGTCGGCGGCATGGACCGGATCGTCGATGCGCTGACCCGACGGGTCGGTCGCCACCGGGTGCGGTTCGGTTGTCAGGTGCTCTCGGTGACCGACCGTCCGGATGGCGTCGAGGTCCTCTTCCGCGACGGTGAGGGGGGCACCCGACACGAGACCGGGGACTTCTGTGTGGCGGCGATGCCACCGCACCTGCTCGCACGGCTGCGCCACAACCTGGGCGGCGAGGTGCAGCGAGCCCTCGGGCTGCCCCGCCCTCTCTCTGTCGGGAAGCTCGGGCTGGAGTACGGGCGGCGCTGGTGGGAGGAGGACGAACACATCTTCGGCGGCATCACGACGACCGACATGGACGTCCGCCAGATCTGGCATCCCTCCCACGGGTTCCTCGGCGACAGGGGCGTGGTGCTCGGCTACTACAACCGTGACGCCGACTCCCTGCTCTACGACTCACTGGACCCGGCCGCGCGCGTGCGCAGGGCCGTCGCGGCCGGCGTGAGGATCTACGGCGAGAAGTACCGCGACGAGCTCGTCTCGTCCTTCTCCGTCGCCTGGCGCCGCACCCCGTTCATCGAGGGCGGGTGGATCTCCTGGCCCAACGGCACCGAGCGCGAGTACGCCCTGCTGAACAAGCCTGCCGGTCGGGTGTACTTCGCCGGTGACTGGCTCTCCCACCTGGTGTCGTGGCAGGCCGGAGCGTTCCTGTCGGCCCGGGCGGCCGTGATGGGCATCCACGAACGGGCCATGGCCTCCCAGGTGTCGTGA
- a CDS encoding AtpZ/AtpI family protein, giving the protein MSDDHPTSPGPSGPPDPDAGHPRLEESAAWSAVSYLISGPVLFGGIGWLLDHWLGTAFLVVVGLLVGMATSLYLVWFRYGTSK; this is encoded by the coding sequence ATGAGCGACGATCACCCGACCTCACCCGGTCCGAGCGGGCCGCCGGACCCCGATGCGGGGCACCCTCGGCTGGAGGAGTCCGCCGCGTGGAGCGCCGTCTCGTACCTCATCTCCGGGCCGGTTCTGTTCGGCGGGATCGGGTGGCTGCTGGACCACTGGCTGGGCACGGCGTTCCTGGTCGTCGTGGGGCTTCTGGTGGGGATGGCCACGTCGCTGTACCTCGTGTGGTTCAGGTACGGTACGTCGAAGTGA
- a CDS encoding glycosyltransferase family 4 protein, with amino-acid sequence MREYLLVFVVAAAMTYVATPFVRWVAVATGAFTPVRDRDVHATPIPRLGGVGILIGFGSAWLVASQLPYLSQVFPTGEPMGILAGAVIVCAVGALDDMRELDWITKLAGQMLAAGIMAFKGVQLLQLPLFGVTILPTPVLVGLTIVIVIISINAVNFIDGLDGLAAGVVGIAALAFFVYSYLLSRSYDPPNVFSSATFVTAALVGCCAGFLPHNFHPARLFMGDSGALLLGLLLAAATISMTGNVDPSSVSKDEVTAAFLPILLPLAILSLPLLDVLLAVVRRTRAGLRPWHPDAQHLHHRMLKIGHGHRRAVLLLYLWAAVVSLGAVSFAFPGVDIWVSLSVILAASLLAVILTVGLPRWRPHTRL; translated from the coding sequence GTGCGGGAGTACCTCCTGGTCTTCGTCGTGGCCGCGGCCATGACGTATGTCGCGACCCCCTTCGTGCGCTGGGTCGCGGTCGCGACGGGGGCCTTCACGCCCGTCCGCGACCGCGACGTGCACGCCACGCCGATCCCGCGGCTCGGGGGAGTGGGCATCCTCATCGGCTTCGGCTCGGCCTGGCTGGTGGCCAGCCAGCTGCCGTACCTCTCGCAGGTGTTCCCGACCGGGGAGCCGATGGGGATCCTCGCCGGGGCGGTGATCGTCTGTGCCGTCGGCGCCCTGGACGACATGCGCGAGCTGGACTGGATCACCAAGCTGGCCGGGCAGATGCTCGCCGCGGGGATCATGGCCTTCAAGGGCGTGCAGCTGCTTCAGCTGCCGCTGTTCGGGGTCACGATCCTGCCGACGCCGGTCCTGGTCGGGCTGACGATCGTCATCGTCATCATCTCGATCAACGCCGTGAACTTCATCGACGGCCTCGACGGGCTGGCCGCGGGCGTGGTCGGCATCGCGGCGCTGGCGTTCTTCGTCTACTCCTACCTGCTCTCGCGCAGCTACGACCCGCCGAACGTGTTCTCCTCGGCCACGTTCGTCACGGCCGCGCTGGTCGGCTGCTGCGCCGGCTTCCTGCCGCACAACTTCCACCCGGCGCGGCTGTTCATGGGCGACTCGGGGGCGCTGCTGCTCGGCCTGCTGCTCGCGGCGGCGACCATCTCCATGACCGGCAACGTCGACCCGTCCTCGGTCAGCAAGGACGAGGTGACCGCCGCGTTCCTGCCGATCCTGCTGCCCCTGGCGATCCTGTCGCTGCCGTTGCTGGACGTGCTCCTGGCGGTGGTCCGGCGGACCCGGGCCGGGCTGCGGCCGTGGCATCCGGACGCCCAGCACCTGCACCACCGGATGCTCAAGATCGGGCACGGCCACCGCCGCGCGGTGCTCCTGCTCTACCTGTGGGCGGCCGTCGTCTCCCTCGGCGCGGTGTCCTTCGCCTTCCCCGGGGTGGACATCTGGGTGTCCCTGTCCGTGATCCTCGCGGCCTCCCTGCTTGCGGTGATCCTCACAGTGGGGCTCCCCAGGTGGAGGCCTCACACGCGCTTGTGA